A stretch of the Luteimonas sp. JM171 genome encodes the following:
- the purD gene encoding phosphoribosylamine--glycine ligase, with protein MKVLVIGGGGREHALAWKLAQSPRVSEVLVAPGNAGTANEPGCRNVDVAADDIDGLVALARRESIAFTVVGPEAPLVAGVVDRFREAGLRIFGPTAAAARLEGSKAFAKEFMDRHGIPTARHAVFTETEAALEFLQEHAARHGENAPVVVKADGLAAGKGVIVASGLAEAEAAVTDMLSDYAYGEAGARVVIEEFLQGEEASFIAMVDGTHALALATSQDHKRVGDGDTGPNTGGMGAYSPAPVVTPEVHARIMREVIEPTVRGMAADGAPFTGFLYAGLMIGEDGTPRVIEFNVRFGDPETQPVLMRLQSDLADLVEAGIDGTLDAVQAQWDPRPAVGVVMAAEGYPGKPRTGDTINTWDVPEPEDTRIFHAGTRIEGAHVVTSGGRVLCVCALGDTVADAQARAYSAVAGISWHGAFHRHDIGWRAIERERAAR; from the coding sequence ATGAAAGTTCTCGTCATCGGCGGCGGCGGCCGCGAACATGCGCTTGCGTGGAAGCTTGCCCAGTCGCCCCGGGTCAGCGAGGTGCTGGTTGCGCCGGGCAACGCGGGCACGGCCAACGAGCCGGGCTGCCGCAACGTGGACGTGGCCGCGGACGACATCGACGGCCTGGTTGCGCTCGCCCGGCGCGAATCCATCGCGTTCACCGTGGTCGGGCCCGAGGCGCCGCTGGTCGCCGGCGTGGTCGACCGCTTCCGGGAAGCGGGCCTGCGCATCTTCGGCCCCACCGCCGCGGCCGCGCGGCTGGAAGGCAGCAAGGCCTTCGCCAAGGAATTCATGGACCGCCACGGCATCCCCACCGCACGCCACGCGGTGTTCACCGAGACCGAGGCCGCGCTGGAGTTCCTGCAGGAACACGCCGCCCGCCACGGCGAGAATGCCCCGGTGGTGGTCAAGGCCGACGGCCTGGCCGCCGGCAAGGGCGTGATCGTGGCCAGCGGCCTGGCCGAGGCCGAGGCGGCCGTCACCGACATGCTCTCCGACTACGCCTACGGCGAGGCCGGGGCGCGGGTGGTGATCGAGGAATTCCTGCAGGGTGAGGAAGCCAGCTTCATCGCCATGGTCGACGGCACCCACGCGCTGGCCCTGGCAACCAGCCAGGACCACAAGCGCGTGGGCGACGGCGACACCGGCCCCAACACCGGCGGCATGGGCGCCTATTCACCGGCGCCCGTGGTCACGCCCGAGGTGCATGCGCGCATCATGCGCGAGGTCATCGAGCCAACCGTGCGCGGCATGGCCGCCGACGGCGCCCCGTTCACCGGTTTCCTCTATGCCGGCCTGATGATCGGCGAAGACGGCACGCCCCGGGTGATCGAGTTCAACGTGCGCTTCGGGGATCCGGAGACCCAGCCGGTCCTGATGCGCCTGCAGTCCGACCTGGCCGACCTGGTGGAGGCGGGCATCGATGGAACGCTGGACGCGGTGCAGGCCCAGTGGGATCCGCGGCCCGCGGTCGGCGTGGTGATGGCGGCCGAAGGCTATCCGGGCAAGCCGCGCACCGGCGACACCATCAACACCTGGGACGTCCCCGAGCCGGAAGACACCAGGATCTTCCACGCAGGCACCCGGATCGAGGGCGCGCACGTGGTGACCTCCGGTGGACGCGTGCTGTGCGTGTGCGCGCTGGGCGACACCGTGGCCGATGCCCAGGCCCGTGCCTACTCGGCGGTGGCCGGCATCTCCTGGCACGGCGCCTTCCACCGCCACGACATCGGCTGGCGCGCCATCGAGCGCGAACGCGCCGCGCGCTGA
- the purH gene encoding bifunctional phosphoribosylaminoimidazolecarboxamide formyltransferase/IMP cyclohydrolase: MTADRLPVRRALLSVSDKTGLVELARALAARNIELLSTGGTAKAIRDAGLAVRDVSEVTGFPDFMDGRVKTLHPKVHGGLLGRRGVDDAVMAEQGIEAIDLLVLNLYPFEKVSADPAAKFADIIENIDIGGPAMLRAAAKNFAFVAVATDPSQYQGLLAELDANDGTLSAQTRYALAVEAFNRVAQYDARISDVLSSIQAPSDDGAAARSAFAGQANGNFIKVMDLRYGENPHQQAAFYRDLQPAPGSLATFEQLQGKALSYNNIADADAAWECVRQFDAPACVIVKHANPCGVAVGSGCGEAYARAFDTDPTSAFGGIIAFNRTLDAATAKAILDRQFVEVLLAPDYEDGALAYAAKKANVRLLRIPAAPPAPGFIDVKRVGSGLLMQTADDRVVTRDELQVVTRLAPTEAQVDDLLFAWKVAKFVKSNAIVYARDQRTIGVGAGQMSRVYSARIAGIKAVDAGLEVGGSVMASDAFFPFRDGIDAAAEAGIKAVIQPGGSMRDAEVIAAADEHGIAMVFTGVRHFRH; this comes from the coding sequence ATGACCGCCGATCGACTGCCCGTGCGCCGGGCGCTGCTGTCCGTTTCCGACAAGACCGGGCTGGTTGAACTGGCCCGCGCCCTGGCGGCCCGCAACATCGAGCTGCTCTCCACCGGCGGCACCGCCAAGGCGATCCGCGACGCCGGCCTGGCTGTGCGCGACGTGTCCGAAGTGACCGGCTTCCCCGATTTCATGGACGGCAGGGTCAAGACCCTGCACCCGAAGGTGCACGGCGGGCTGCTCGGCCGGCGCGGGGTGGACGACGCGGTGATGGCCGAACAGGGCATCGAGGCGATCGACCTGCTGGTGCTCAACCTGTACCCGTTCGAGAAGGTCTCGGCCGATCCGGCGGCGAAGTTCGCCGACATCATCGAGAACATCGACATCGGCGGCCCCGCGATGCTGCGCGCGGCGGCCAAGAACTTCGCCTTCGTGGCCGTGGCCACCGATCCATCCCAGTACCAGGGCCTGCTGGCCGAACTGGACGCAAACGACGGCACGCTGTCTGCGCAGACGCGCTACGCGCTGGCGGTGGAAGCGTTCAACCGCGTGGCGCAGTACGACGCGCGCATCAGCGACGTGCTCTCGTCGATCCAGGCGCCCTCCGACGACGGCGCGGCCGCGCGCAGCGCATTCGCCGGCCAGGCCAACGGCAACTTCATCAAGGTCATGGACCTGCGCTACGGCGAGAACCCGCACCAGCAGGCCGCCTTCTACCGCGACCTGCAGCCGGCCCCGGGCTCGCTGGCGACCTTCGAACAGCTGCAGGGCAAGGCGCTGAGCTACAACAACATCGCCGACGCCGACGCCGCGTGGGAATGCGTGCGCCAGTTCGACGCCCCCGCCTGCGTGATCGTCAAGCACGCCAACCCCTGCGGGGTGGCGGTGGGCAGCGGCTGCGGCGAGGCGTATGCGCGCGCGTTCGATACCGATCCCACCAGCGCGTTTGGCGGCATCATCGCCTTCAACCGCACCCTGGATGCGGCCACGGCGAAGGCCATCCTCGACCGCCAGTTCGTCGAGGTGCTGCTGGCGCCCGACTACGAGGACGGCGCGCTGGCCTATGCGGCGAAGAAGGCCAACGTGCGCCTGCTGCGCATTCCCGCCGCACCGCCCGCGCCCGGCTTCATCGACGTGAAGCGGGTTGGCTCGGGCCTGCTGATGCAGACCGCCGACGACCGCGTGGTGACCCGCGACGAGCTGCAGGTGGTGACCAGGCTGGCTCCGACCGAAGCCCAGGTGGACGACCTGCTGTTTGCGTGGAAGGTGGCCAAGTTCGTCAAGTCCAACGCCATCGTCTATGCGCGGGACCAGCGCACCATCGGCGTGGGCGCCGGGCAGATGAGCCGGGTGTACTCGGCCCGCATCGCCGGCATCAAGGCGGTTGACGCCGGGCTCGAAGTGGGAGGCTCGGTGATGGCCAGCGATGCGTTCTTCCCGTTCCGCGACGGCATCGACGCGGCGGCGGAAGCCGGGATCAAGGCCGTGATCCAGCCCGGCGGCTCCATGCGCGACGCCGAGGTGATCGCCGCGGCCGACGAGCACGGCATCGCCATGGTGTTCACCGGCGTGCGCCACTTCCGGCACTGA
- a CDS encoding DUF3426 domain-containing protein, protein MFINCPSCSALVATNLATGLPPERCAQCGFGPLAPDASAVPAFPPSPLAPTPEPAPLQAQAAPVFIPLTPSGPRRDDVAEPAPEADDVDPDAAHAPPGPAERPAPDQAQHATGDAPTASARPAPRFLARRSGMAAGGLDRREVALAAGLAVLLVVQLLLADRERLAGIAAWRPVVAALCTPLPCSVPPWREPSAIGVAQRDVRPVPGRPGVLQVSATIRNEARWAQAWPRLVLTLSDLDGRALGMRAFEPAEYLAAPPTDITIASGQEAAIRMEIVEPSPRAVAFNFDFR, encoded by the coding sequence ATGTTCATCAATTGCCCGAGCTGCAGCGCATTGGTGGCCACCAACCTGGCGACCGGGCTGCCGCCCGAACGCTGCGCGCAGTGCGGGTTCGGGCCGCTGGCGCCCGACGCCAGCGCCGTCCCGGCCTTCCCCCCGTCACCGCTGGCCCCGACGCCGGAACCCGCGCCGCTGCAGGCGCAGGCGGCCCCGGTCTTCATCCCGCTCACCCCGTCCGGGCCGCGGCGCGATGACGTCGCCGAACCGGCGCCCGAAGCCGATGACGTTGACCCGGATGCCGCGCACGCACCGCCCGGGCCCGCCGAACGGCCGGCGCCGGATCAGGCGCAGCACGCCACCGGCGATGCCCCCACGGCATCCGCGCGCCCCGCCCCGCGCTTCCTGGCCCGTCGCAGCGGCATGGCCGCCGGGGGACTGGACCGTCGCGAAGTCGCCCTGGCTGCCGGCCTGGCGGTGTTGCTGGTGGTCCAGCTGCTGCTTGCCGACCGCGAGCGGCTGGCGGGCATCGCCGCCTGGCGCCCGGTAGTCGCCGCGCTCTGCACGCCGCTGCCGTGCAGCGTGCCGCCGTGGCGCGAGCCTTCCGCCATCGGCGTCGCCCAGCGCGACGTGCGCCCGGTGCCGGGGCGCCCCGGCGTGCTGCAGGTGAGCGCCACCATCCGCAACGAAGCCCGCTGGGCACAGGCCTGGCCGCGCCTGGTGCTCACGCTCTCGGACCTGGATGGCCGCGCCCTGGGCATGCGCGCGTTCGAGCCCGCGGAGTACCTGGCGGCGCCGCCAACGGACATCACCATCGCCAGCGGCCAGGAGGCCGCGATCCGCATGGAGATCGTTGAACCCTCGCCGCGCGCGGTGGCTTTCAACTTCGATTTCCGCTGA
- the fis gene encoding DNA-binding transcriptional regulator Fis yields MNATERTEAAPRPGSRTPLREHVARSVRRYLGDLNGSGTDELYQIALRELEIPLFVEVLNHCDGNQSRAAAMLGIHRATLRRKLRDYGLS; encoded by the coding sequence TTGAACGCCACCGAACGCACCGAAGCCGCCCCCCGCCCCGGTTCGCGGACGCCTCTTCGCGAACACGTGGCCAGGTCGGTCCGGCGCTACCTCGGCGACCTCAACGGCAGCGGTACCGACGAGCTTTACCAGATCGCCCTGCGCGAGCTGGAGATCCCGCTGTTCGTGGAAGTCCTCAACCACTGCGATGGCAACCAGAGCCGCGCCGCCGCCATGCTCGGCATCCACCGCGCCACCCTGCGCAGGAAGCTGCGCGACTACGGCCTGAGCTGA